A window of the Planococcus citri chromosome 4, ihPlaCitr1.1, whole genome shotgun sequence genome harbors these coding sequences:
- the LOC135842230 gene encoding uncharacterized protein LOC135842230 isoform X3, producing the protein MIHAPAKPKLLVISGPSGSGKSTMLQKLFSEFPDKFGFSVSHQSRAPRAGEVDGVHYHFCTREKIEKMIENEEFLESAAYTNHLCGTSKAAVEKVWSENKICVLDIDTEGVRQLKSKAGLDPLFVFIKPPSLQILEKRLRDRKTDSEENIRRRLKVAESELEYASDESNFNLVIVNDDLEKAYTQLRDFIYEKYKNILSSKNKSS; encoded by the exons ATGATACACGCTCCGGCTAAACCAAAGTTGCTCGTCATTAGCGGTCCTTCCGGTTCCGGCAAGTCAACTatgcttcaaaaattattctccgAGTTTCCGGATAAATTTGGCTTCTCGGTTTCTCATCAATCGCGAGCTCCTCGAGCCGGTGAAGTTGACGGTGTGCATTATCATTTTTGCACCagggaaaaaatagaaaaaatgatcgaaaacgAAGAGTTCCTAGAATCGGCTGCTTACACGAATCATTTATGTGGAACCAG TAAAGCGGCTGTCGAAAAAGTATGGAGTGAGAATAAAATTTGTGTTTTAGACATCGATACCGAAGGAGTAAGGCAGTTAAAGTCCAAAGCTGGTCTAGATCCGTTGTTCGTTTTCATTAAACCACCTTCGttgcaaattttagaaaaaagattGAGGGATCGGAAAACGGATTCTGAAGAAAATATACGACGACGGCTTAAAGTAGCCGAATCTGAACTAGAATATG CCAGTGAcgaatcgaatttcaatttGGTGATAGTTAACGATGATTTGGAAAAAGCATATACCCAATTAAGAGAtttcatttatgaaaaatacaaGAATATTCTTTCGTCGAAAAATAA ATCCTCGTGA
- the LOC135842230 gene encoding uncharacterized protein LOC135842230 isoform X1, with protein MFLGFCILKGIHTMIHAPAKPKLLVISGPSGSGKSTMLQKLFSEFPDKFGFSVSHQSRAPRAGEVDGVHYHFCTREKIEKMIENEEFLESAAYTNHLCGTSKAAVEKVWSENKICVLDIDTEGVRQLKSKAGLDPLFVFIKPPSLQILEKRLRDRKTDSEENIRRRLKVAESELEYASDESNFNLVIVNDDLEKAYTQLRDFIYEKYKNILSSKNKSS; from the exons gttccttggattttgtattttaaagG GAATTCATACCATGATACACGCTCCGGCTAAACCAAAGTTGCTCGTCATTAGCGGTCCTTCCGGTTCCGGCAAGTCAACTatgcttcaaaaattattctccgAGTTTCCGGATAAATTTGGCTTCTCGGTTTCTCATCAATCGCGAGCTCCTCGAGCCGGTGAAGTTGACGGTGTGCATTATCATTTTTGCACCagggaaaaaatagaaaaaatgatcgaaaacgAAGAGTTCCTAGAATCGGCTGCTTACACGAATCATTTATGTGGAACCAG TAAAGCGGCTGTCGAAAAAGTATGGAGTGAGAATAAAATTTGTGTTTTAGACATCGATACCGAAGGAGTAAGGCAGTTAAAGTCCAAAGCTGGTCTAGATCCGTTGTTCGTTTTCATTAAACCACCTTCGttgcaaattttagaaaaaagattGAGGGATCGGAAAACGGATTCTGAAGAAAATATACGACGACGGCTTAAAGTAGCCGAATCTGAACTAGAATATG CCAGTGAcgaatcgaatttcaatttGGTGATAGTTAACGATGATTTGGAAAAAGCATATACCCAATTAAGAGAtttcatttatgaaaaatacaaGAATATTCTTTCGTCGAAAAATAA ATCCTCGTGA
- the LOC135842230 gene encoding uncharacterized protein LOC135842230 isoform X2 — protein sequence MFLGFCILKGIHTMIHAPAKPKLLVISGPSGSGKSTMLQKLFSEFPDKFGFSVSHQSRAPRAGEVDGVHYHFCTREKIEKMIENEEFLESAAYTNHLCGTSKAAVEKVWSENKICVLDIDTEGVRQLKSKAGLDPLFVFIKPPSLQILEKRLRDRKTDSEENIRRRLKVAESELEYASDESNFNLVIVNDDLEKAYTQLRDFIYEKYKNILSSKNKI from the exons gttccttggattttgtattttaaagG GAATTCATACCATGATACACGCTCCGGCTAAACCAAAGTTGCTCGTCATTAGCGGTCCTTCCGGTTCCGGCAAGTCAACTatgcttcaaaaattattctccgAGTTTCCGGATAAATTTGGCTTCTCGGTTTCTCATCAATCGCGAGCTCCTCGAGCCGGTGAAGTTGACGGTGTGCATTATCATTTTTGCACCagggaaaaaatagaaaaaatgatcgaaaacgAAGAGTTCCTAGAATCGGCTGCTTACACGAATCATTTATGTGGAACCAG TAAAGCGGCTGTCGAAAAAGTATGGAGTGAGAATAAAATTTGTGTTTTAGACATCGATACCGAAGGAGTAAGGCAGTTAAAGTCCAAAGCTGGTCTAGATCCGTTGTTCGTTTTCATTAAACCACCTTCGttgcaaattttagaaaaaagattGAGGGATCGGAAAACGGATTCTGAAGAAAATATACGACGACGGCTTAAAGTAGCCGAATCTGAACTAGAATATG CCAGTGAcgaatcgaatttcaatttGGTGATAGTTAACGATGATTTGGAAAAAGCATATACCCAATTAAGAGAtttcatttatgaaaaatacaaGAATATTCTTTCGTCGAAAAATAA